In a single window of the Ruminococcus albus 7 = DSM 20455 genome:
- a CDS encoding tetratricopeptide repeat protein, with the protein MRIKKSFKKILCAGMAAVAAMSMTLNAYAGEPYKSYIYDAWGDPIPSQNAYRIDKTVTGYDMGLSRLADPSDPLYIGEKASARLANSKDLFFEPELKQFWIADTDNNRILRLDDELKLIGAYTGASDGKNFAAPSGVYVKRSVLDGKLYIYIADYENSRVVKASVESNTELELVMEYTRPETDLYTVETFNPSKVVADKAENVYAVCTSVNQGAVQFTKTGKFQGYFGANRVEVTAAVIAQKLWRKFASNEQISGMQRNVPVEYANFDIDDGGFIYTVTEAANATTDAVKKLNPAGYNIWNNSTGDTYIFGDMASEYDAAQNQTYSTRLTDICISDNGLINVLDFSTGRVFQYDRNADLLCIFGTKNSTNDQRGSFSNPNALEAYNGNIYVLDGSKNDVTVYSETTFGTLMHEAVELYDQGRYSEAKPVWENVIARDGGYPMAYMGLGKAALNEGEYQKALDYFETAYAQRSYDRAFKYARNEFIEKHFTAMVTILAVLVVWMIVVSKLHKKNIYVIKGRFKKKSKREGR; encoded by the coding sequence TTGAGAATAAAAAAATCTTTTAAAAAGATTCTCTGCGCAGGAATGGCTGCCGTCGCTGCAATGTCGATGACGCTGAATGCTTACGCAGGAGAACCCTACAAGTCCTATATATACGATGCCTGGGGCGACCCGATACCTTCGCAGAACGCTTACCGTATCGACAAGACCGTTACAGGATATGATATGGGACTCAGCAGACTTGCGGATCCCTCCGATCCGCTGTACATCGGTGAAAAGGCATCCGCAAGACTTGCAAATTCAAAGGATCTTTTCTTTGAACCTGAACTCAAACAGTTCTGGATCGCGGATACCGATAATAACCGTATCCTCAGACTGGACGATGAGCTGAAGCTGATAGGCGCTTATACAGGCGCTTCAGACGGCAAGAACTTTGCAGCACCTTCGGGTGTTTATGTAAAGCGCAGCGTACTGGACGGCAAGCTTTACATATACATTGCAGACTATGAAAATTCCAGAGTGGTCAAGGCTTCGGTGGAATCCAATACAGAACTTGAACTCGTTATGGAATACACAAGACCCGAGACCGATCTTTATACCGTTGAGACTTTCAACCCCTCAAAGGTGGTTGCTGATAAGGCAGAGAACGTGTACGCAGTTTGTACCTCTGTAAACCAGGGTGCGGTGCAGTTCACAAAGACCGGCAAGTTCCAGGGATACTTCGGTGCAAACCGAGTTGAGGTAACGGCTGCCGTTATCGCACAGAAGCTCTGGAGAAAGTTCGCATCAAACGAGCAGATCTCGGGTATGCAGAGAAACGTACCTGTTGAGTATGCAAACTTCGATATAGACGACGGCGGTTTCATATATACCGTTACCGAGGCGGCTAACGCTACCACGGACGCAGTAAAGAAGCTGAACCCCGCAGGCTACAATATCTGGAACAACTCCACAGGTGATACCTACATATTCGGTGATATGGCATCTGAGTACGATGCTGCACAGAACCAGACATACTCGACCAGACTTACGGATATATGTATATCCGATAACGGTCTGATAAACGTGCTGGATTTCTCCACCGGACGTGTTTTCCAGTATGACAGAAATGCTGATCTGCTTTGTATCTTCGGTACAAAGAACTCCACCAACGACCAGCGCGGAAGTTTTTCAAACCCAAATGCGCTGGAGGCTTATAACGGAAATATCTACGTGCTTGACGGTTCAAAGAACGATGTTACCGTATATTCGGAAACTACCTTCGGTACGCTGATGCATGAGGCTGTCGAGCTTTACGATCAGGGCAGATATTCAGAGGCTAAGCCTGTATGGGAGAACGTCATCGCAAGAGACGGCGGTTATCCTATGGCTTACATGGGTCTCGGCAAGGCTGCACTGAATGAGGGCGAATACCAGAAGGCTCTGGATTACTTTGAAACAGCTTATGCTCAGAGATCCTATGACAGAGCGTTCAAGTATGCAAGAAACGAGTTCATCGAGAAGCACTTCACTGCTATGGTAACGATACTGGCAGTGCTGGTGGTATGGATGATAGTAGTATCCAAGCTTCACAAGAAAAACATCTATGTCATCAAAGGCAGATTCAAAAAGAAGTCAAAGAGGGAGGGAAGATAA
- a CDS encoding carbohydrate ABC transporter permease, with product MAGRKKKKQSIEKLKVSDKKKPINGSRAGDVCIFIFLVLLGAFMVFPLYYSVIQSLKPVEELFVFPPKLYVINPTGRNFSDMFRVAANSWQVPLSRYIFNSFFITIVICGANLFVCCCAAFVLSKCRFPGYKFINQVIVLALLFASNATWIMQFMVMAKLRMIDTYWALILPSISTSIGLYLMRQSMSTIHDAMVEAAKVDGASLFRICWQIVVPNSKPALMTLIIFAFQGAWNMQGGALIYSEELKTLPTVVQQISAAGLARQGVTFASSVVLLIPPLLVFLVAQGNVMETMANSGMKD from the coding sequence ATGGCTGGAAGAAAGAAAAAGAAGCAGTCTATCGAGAAGCTCAAGGTCTCTGATAAGAAAAAGCCTATCAACGGCTCAAGGGCGGGCGATGTCTGCATATTCATATTTTTGGTGCTTCTGGGTGCATTCATGGTATTCCCGCTGTACTACTCGGTGATACAGTCGTTAAAGCCTGTTGAGGAACTGTTCGTGTTCCCGCCGAAGCTTTACGTTATCAATCCCACGGGAAGGAACTTCTCGGATATGTTCAGAGTTGCGGCTAACTCATGGCAGGTGCCGCTTTCCAGATATATCTTCAACAGCTTCTTCATAACCATCGTTATCTGCGGTGCGAACCTGTTTGTTTGCTGCTGTGCGGCATTCGTGCTTTCAAAGTGCCGTTTCCCCGGTTATAAGTTCATCAACCAGGTGATAGTACTTGCACTGCTGTTCGCTTCAAACGCTACATGGATAATGCAGTTCATGGTAATGGCTAAGCTGAGGATGATAGATACCTACTGGGCACTGATACTCCCAAGTATCTCCACATCTATCGGTCTGTACCTGATGAGACAGTCAATGTCCACGATACATGACGCTATGGTAGAGGCTGCAAAGGTGGACGGCGCAAGTCTGTTCAGGATATGCTGGCAGATCGTTGTTCCCAACTCCAAGCCCGCACTGATGACCCTGATAATCTTCGCATTCCAGGGTGCATGGAATATGCAGGGCGGCGCTCTGATATATTCGGAAGAACTCAAAACACTACCTACTGTTGTACAGCAGATATCGGCTGCAGGTCTTGCACGTCAGGGCGTAACCTTCGCTTCGAGTGTTGTACTTCTCATCCCACCGCTGCTGGTATTCCTGGTTGCCCAGGGCAACGTTATGGAGACCATGGCGAATTCCGGTATGAAGGATTAA
- a CDS encoding carbohydrate ABC transporter permease — protein MAKRKEGPMNKQGRGAYTWHMVKANKGCYLMLVPFMIFFITFTVVPVLMSLPMGFTNFNMIQMPKWVGLSNFYTLFVNDAVFLIAVRNTLIFAIFTGPFSYVLSFLIAWLINEMNPFLKTFFTFVFYAPSMTTSVYVTWQLILSGDSYGYLNAVLMDLGILKSPAQWITDTKYILTVVIIVQLWMSMGAGFLAIRAGFQNIDKSMYEAGAIEGIKNRWQELFKITIPSMGPQLLFAAVMQISTSFTVGMVGQNLVGLPSTDYAAHTIMNHATDYGWVRYEMGYSSAICFVLFAAMLLANKGVNWILGKYLD, from the coding sequence ATGGCTAAGAGAAAAGAAGGCCCTATGAACAAACAGGGCAGAGGGGCTTATACCTGGCACATGGTTAAAGCCAATAAAGGCTGCTACCTGATGCTCGTTCCTTTCATGATATTCTTCATAACATTTACGGTGGTGCCTGTTTTAATGTCACTGCCTATGGGTTTTACCAACTTCAACATGATACAGATGCCCAAATGGGTGGGTCTGTCAAATTTCTACACACTGTTCGTCAATGACGCTGTGTTCCTTATCGCGGTGAGAAATACCCTTATATTCGCGATATTCACAGGACCTTTCTCCTACGTTCTCAGCTTCCTTATAGCGTGGCTGATAAACGAGATGAACCCGTTCCTGAAAACATTCTTTACATTCGTATTCTACGCACCTTCCATGACTACATCGGTATATGTAACCTGGCAGCTGATCCTTTCGGGTGACTCCTACGGTTACCTGAACGCAGTGCTGATGGATCTGGGCATACTCAAATCCCCTGCACAGTGGATAACTGATACCAAGTACATACTCACGGTAGTTATCATCGTGCAATTGTGGATGTCCATGGGCGCAGGCTTCCTTGCGATACGTGCAGGCTTCCAGAACATAGACAAGTCTATGTACGAGGCAGGTGCTATCGAGGGCATCAAGAACAGATGGCAGGAACTTTTCAAGATCACTATCCCTTCCATGGGACCCCAGCTGCTGTTCGCTGCAGTTATGCAGATATCCACTTCGTTCACAGTTGGTATGGTAGGTCAGAACCTCGTTGGTCTGCCTTCCACCGACTACGCTGCACATACCATAATGAACCACGCTACAGACTACGGCTGGGTACGTTATGAGATGGGCTATTCGTCAGCGATATGTTTCGTACTCTTCGCTGCGATGCTTCTTGCCAACAAGGGTGTCAACTGGATACTCGGCAAGTATCTTGACTAA
- a CDS encoding extracellular solute-binding protein translates to MKNTMFRRVVCSALALTLSVSCFVPTAFAETDDSPGGADESSEAITGTDSIRQNSYSKYLKKYEDTARPDIDEIVIKGSDYLPDSVSADLEKGADTSFEGVDDVFIWSNQQGSVSYEVDIPQDGRYNFMMSYYALPGTTNDIEFSMLIDGESPYGTAQRITLDKVWINDGDIGEDAKGNDMRPGQIEYPTWQMDKPLADIDGLYNEPLQFYMDAGKHVITIESDKAQFVIGDIKVYNYKQPKEYDAPSASEISKNSGQRIVLEGETANYKSSRTLYPTSDKTSYTTSSSKEYSPTKTRYNTIGGAGNWNQSTQAVTWEFNVAQAGYYKIGIFSRQDQMRGMYSNRRLYINGVVPNKESEQIKFFYDTDWNVVSPVNKAGNPMYFFFEAGSNTLTLEAVPGEIGEIMGELDDVVFDINSYYRQIRQITGPSPDEYNNYMIDVAIPDIIGDFEYNAKLLRQEKEKIEQLSGSGGTEAETLEKMAIVLDKCVKKPDIIPEMMGQIKDNVTAVSTFINTYRMQPLEVDKLELCSENVEFSDCEQTFLGTVGHGFQSFIGSFFEDYNSLSNEEDANAQECWVTLGRDNAVVIKELIDSDYNAKSDTKINLKLVQGGITEATFSGKGPDMALFLGGDYPIQLAVRDTLVDLTQFSDYEEVTKRFAPDIMTLYTYDGGVYGLPCTQNFPMLFYRSDILEQYDIDPETDLATWDNIINCLPTLQRNYLEVGLRLPATATAGVTMVSAVTENGSTFAMMLLQQGLNYYNEDQTKTTFDQQPAIEAFDTWTKFYTTYSFQQQYDAFTRFRQGDMPVLVNDYSFYNQLTAAAPEIKGCWSFRAVPGTKDANGNINHTANSESTGCVIFNKAPDKDGAWDFIKWFTSTETQTKYGNNIESVLGPMGRYSTANQEALRGLSWTTKEADLLLDQMNTQVEIPIIPASYGVTRNVMNAFRKVVNENDNARDTLFWYNKDINDEIARKRADLGLE, encoded by the coding sequence GTGAAAAACACAATGTTTAGGCGTGTTGTTTGCTCTGCTTTGGCGCTCACACTGAGTGTCAGCTGCTTTGTTCCGACGGCTTTTGCAGAAACAGACGACTCTCCGGGCGGTGCCGATGAAAGCTCGGAAGCTATAACAGGTACAGATAGTATCCGACAGAATTCGTACAGCAAGTATCTGAAAAAATATGAGGATACAGCAAGACCCGATATCGACGAGATCGTTATAAAGGGTTCTGATTATTTGCCTGATTCGGTAAGTGCCGATCTTGAGAAAGGCGCAGACACCAGCTTTGAAGGTGTTGACGATGTATTTATATGGTCGAATCAGCAGGGTTCTGTTTCTTATGAGGTGGATATACCTCAGGACGGCAGATACAACTTTATGATGTCGTACTACGCTCTGCCGGGCACGACAAATGATATCGAGTTCTCGATGCTTATCGACGGCGAGAGCCCCTATGGTACGGCTCAGCGTATAACTCTTGACAAGGTGTGGATAAATGACGGCGATATCGGTGAGGATGCCAAGGGCAACGATATGCGTCCCGGTCAGATAGAATATCCCACCTGGCAGATGGATAAGCCGCTGGCTGATATAGATGGTCTGTACAACGAGCCTCTGCAGTTCTATATGGATGCAGGAAAGCACGTTATCACCATCGAATCCGACAAGGCACAGTTCGTTATAGGTGATATAAAGGTATACAATTATAAACAGCCCAAGGAGTATGACGCTCCCTCGGCTTCCGAAATTAGCAAGAACAGCGGTCAGCGTATAGTGCTGGAAGGTGAAACTGCAAATTACAAGTCTTCCAGAACACTGTACCCCACATCTGACAAGACATCTTATACTACCTCAAGTTCCAAGGAATACAGCCCCACCAAGACCAGGTACAATACTATCGGCGGCGCCGGAAACTGGAACCAGTCAACACAGGCTGTTACATGGGAATTCAATGTAGCACAGGCAGGTTACTATAAGATAGGTATATTCAGCAGACAGGACCAGATGAGAGGTATGTACTCCAACAGAAGGCTGTACATAAACGGCGTTGTTCCCAATAAGGAGTCTGAGCAGATCAAGTTCTTCTATGACACTGACTGGAACGTCGTTTCACCTGTCAATAAGGCAGGCAATCCTATGTACTTCTTCTTTGAGGCAGGCTCCAACACCCTCACACTGGAAGCAGTTCCCGGTGAGATAGGTGAGATAATGGGTGAGCTGGATGATGTTGTTTTCGATATCAACAGCTATTACCGCCAGATAAGACAGATAACAGGTCCTTCTCCCGATGAGTACAACAACTACATGATAGATGTGGCTATACCCGATATCATCGGTGATTTCGAGTATAACGCAAAGCTCCTCAGACAGGAAAAGGAAAAGATCGAGCAGCTTTCGGGTTCGGGCGGAACAGAAGCCGAAACGCTTGAAAAAATGGCGATAGTACTTGACAAATGTGTGAAGAAGCCTGATATAATCCCCGAGATGATGGGACAGATCAAGGATAACGTAACTGCGGTATCGACCTTTATCAATACTTACAGAATGCAGCCCCTTGAAGTTGATAAGCTGGAGCTTTGCTCGGAAAATGTGGAGTTCTCCGACTGTGAGCAGACATTCTTAGGAACAGTAGGTCACGGTTTCCAGTCCTTTATAGGTTCATTCTTTGAGGACTACAACTCGCTTTCAAACGAAGAAGATGCCAATGCACAGGAGTGCTGGGTAACACTCGGCCGTGATAATGCGGTCGTTATCAAGGAACTTATCGACAGTGACTACAACGCAAAGTCCGATACAAAGATAAACCTCAAGCTGGTACAGGGCGGTATCACTGAGGCTACATTCTCAGGCAAGGGCCCTGATATGGCACTCTTCCTGGGCGGTGACTACCCCATTCAGCTGGCAGTAAGAGATACACTGGTAGATCTTACACAGTTCAGCGACTATGAGGAAGTGACCAAGAGGTTCGCTCCTGATATCATGACACTGTACACATACGACGGCGGCGTTTACGGTCTGCCATGTACACAGAATTTCCCGATGCTGTTCTACAGATCGGATATACTGGAACAGTACGATATCGATCCCGAAACAGATCTGGCTACATGGGACAACATAATCAACTGTCTGCCCACTCTCCAGAGAAACTACCTTGAAGTAGGTCTGAGACTTCCCGCTACTGCAACTGCGGGCGTTACAATGGTATCTGCCGTTACAGAGAACGGAAGCACCTTCGCTATGATGCTGCTCCAGCAGGGTCTTAACTACTACAACGAGGATCAGACGAAGACGACTTTCGATCAGCAGCCTGCTATCGAAGCCTTCGATACATGGACAAAGTTCTATACCACATACAGCTTCCAGCAGCAGTATGATGCGTTCACAAGATTCAGACAGGGCGATATGCCTGTACTGGTAAATGACTACTCGTTCTACAATCAGCTGACAGCTGCGGCTCCCGAGATCAAGGGCTGCTGGAGCTTCAGAGCTGTACCCGGTACAAAGGACGCAAACGGCAATATCAACCATACTGCAAACTCCGAGAGCACAGGCTGTGTAATATTCAACAAGGCTCCCGATAAGGACGGCGCATGGGATTTCATCAAGTGGTTCACAAGCACCGAAACACAGACCAAGTACGGCAACAACATCGAATCCGTACTCGGACCTATGGGACGTTATTCCACTGCTAACCAGGAAGCACTGAGAGGTCTTTCATGGACTACCAAGGAAGCAGATCTTCTGCTCGATCAGATGAACACTCAGGTGGAGATACCCATTATCCCTGCTTCCTACGGCGTTACAAGAAACGTAATGAACGCTTTCAGAAAAGTTGTCAACGAAAATGATAATGCAAGAGATACCCTGTTCTGGTACAACAAGGATATCAACGACGAGATCGCACGTAAGCGTGCAGACCTCGGATTAGAATAA
- a CDS encoding ATP-binding cassette domain-containing protein, whose protein sequence is MIRCENLVKIYKTSDVEAVALQGLDLDVKKGELMAIVGNSGSGKSTLLNMLGGIDRPSAGSLTVNGKDLLKFTDKDYMEYKRDTVGFVWQNNARNLVPYLTAVQNVELPMLLKGKKGRRARALELLKKVGLEKRINSRLDQMSGGEQQRVAIAIAMANDPKLLLADEPTGSVDTKTSAMILDIFKELNRSEGVTVVIVTHDLKLAEHIDRVVAIRDGRTSSEIIRKKSYSEDLSEMGEVITGDEATHEELAVLDRSGRLQLPKDYMQSLGIKGGGKVRVELDEERGGIMLFPAEDS, encoded by the coding sequence ATGATAAGATGCGAGAACCTTGTAAAGATATATAAGACATCCGATGTTGAAGCGGTGGCGCTGCAGGGGCTTGACCTTGATGTGAAGAAAGGTGAGCTCATGGCTATCGTCGGGAATTCGGGCAGCGGAAAATCAACGCTGCTGAATATGCTCGGCGGAATTGACAGACCTTCCGCGGGAAGTCTTACAGTCAACGGCAAGGATCTGCTGAAATTTACAGACAAGGACTACATGGAGTACAAGCGGGATACCGTAGGCTTCGTGTGGCAGAACAATGCGAGGAACCTGGTGCCTTACCTTACTGCAGTGCAGAATGTGGAACTTCCCATGCTGCTGAAGGGCAAGAAGGGCAGACGCGCGAGAGCGCTGGAGCTTCTTAAAAAGGTAGGACTGGAAAAGCGCATAAACAGCAGGCTCGATCAGATGTCGGGCGGTGAACAGCAAAGGGTGGCTATAGCAATAGCTATGGCGAATGACCCGAAGCTTCTGCTGGCAGATGAGCCTACGGGTTCAGTGGATACAAAGACCTCTGCGATGATACTGGATATATTCAAGGAGCTCAACAGGAGCGAGGGCGTTACAGTGGTGATAGTCACCCATGACCTGAAGCTTGCGGAACATATCGACAGGGTAGTGGCGATAAGGGACGGCAGGACGAGCTCGGAGATAATCCGTAAGAAGTCGTACTCGGAGGACCTCAGCGAAATGGGTGAGGTAATTACCGGTGATGAAGCTACACATGAGGAGCTGGCTGTGCTGGACAGATCAGGCAGATTACAGCTTCCGAAGGACTATATGCAGTCGCTGGGGATAAAGGGCGGCGGCAAGGTCAGGGTGGAGCTTGACGAAGAACGGGGCGGCATAATGCTTTTCCCCGCAGAGGACAGTTAG
- a CDS encoding ABC transporter ATP-binding protein — MDVILKTEELYRDFKIGDGSIVSALKNVNIEIEKGKLTILRGRSGSGKTTLINILGALDRPTGGRVMFDGKDITKLSEGARDDLRRYDMAFVFQSVALMSGMTAYENVSFGLRLAKYPYFKRDARTKECLAAVGLEKRMGHRPSEMSGGEQQRVAIARAIAHEPRLIFADEPTAELDTNTALHIVKLFKELVAKQNMTIIMTTHDPSMMDVADKVYTLEDGEIVE; from the coding sequence ATGGACGTTATACTGAAGACGGAGGAGCTTTACCGCGACTTCAAAATTGGCGACGGCAGTATAGTTTCTGCTTTGAAGAATGTGAATATCGAGATAGAAAAAGGCAAACTGACCATACTCAGGGGACGTTCCGGAAGCGGCAAAACAACGCTGATAAATATTCTCGGGGCGCTTGACCGACCTACGGGTGGCAGGGTGATGTTTGACGGAAAGGATATCACAAAGCTGTCCGAGGGTGCCAGGGATGACCTGCGAAGGTACGATATGGCATTTGTATTTCAGTCGGTGGCGCTTATGTCGGGGATGACGGCTTATGAAAATGTAAGCTTCGGGCTGAGGCTTGCGAAGTACCCGTACTTTAAGCGTGACGCGCGTACAAAGGAATGTCTTGCGGCGGTCGGTCTTGAAAAGAGGATGGGTCACAGACCCAGTGAGATGTCGGGCGGCGAACAGCAGAGAGTAGCGATAGCAAGGGCTATAGCCCATGAACCGCGGCTGATATTCGCTGATGAGCCTACTGCGGAGCTGGATACCAATACCGCTCTGCACATCGTCAAGCTTTTCAAGGAGCTTGTTGCCAAGCAGAACATGACTATAATAATGACCACCCATGATCCAAGCATGATGGACGTGGCAGATAAGGTGTACACATTGGAGGACGGTGAGATAGTTGAGTGA
- a CDS encoding leucine-rich repeat protein translates to MKMKRVATGLCALMMVFGGAVVPVVPIGTDTVVNASADSVYGSFNYIVFGDNTVEITGYNGSAANVSVPSSINGKTVVSIGKYAFDNNHSVKSVTLPSTIKSIGICAFFYCANLQSINLPSGLKEIKEEAFMNCISLRSVAMPNTVTKLESSAFCGCESLSSLTISSGLKAIPDYAFEECGALRNVTVPSGVTKLGIHAFGKCKGLESISLPSTLTFIGANAFYLCSRLKSISLPDNITSIEANTFIDCVGLASVKFPSKLKEISIDAFNGCISLRNVQLPSSLTTIWYDAFYGCTAMGTVTIPKSVTKISPDALGFYDNGKIKGFKMRVYKGSAAEQYAKENGLAYEVISTASKSKGDINGDGSVNVSDISKVAAHIKGKKTLGTSNKADLNGDGRVNVSDISLLSAYVKGKKKF, encoded by the coding sequence ATGAAAATGAAAAGAGTTGCGACGGGTCTTTGTGCGCTGATGATGGTGTTCGGCGGTGCAGTTGTTCCTGTGGTACCCATAGGTACGGATACTGTGGTCAATGCAAGTGCAGATTCGGTATACGGTTCATTCAATTATATCGTATTCGGAGATAATACAGTTGAGATAACAGGTTATAACGGCAGTGCAGCAAATGTTTCGGTGCCTTCCTCAATAAACGGCAAGACGGTAGTCAGCATAGGCAAATACGCGTTTGACAACAATCATTCCGTAAAAAGCGTAACTCTGCCGAGCACTATCAAGAGTATAGGTATATGCGCATTCTTCTATTGTGCAAATCTGCAGAGCATAAATCTGCCGAGTGGTCTGAAGGAGATAAAGGAAGAGGCTTTCATGAACTGTATATCCCTGCGCTCGGTGGCTATGCCCAACACTGTGACCAAGCTGGAGAGCAGTGCTTTCTGCGGCTGTGAATCCCTGAGCTCGCTGACCATAAGCAGTGGTCTGAAGGCGATACCTGATTATGCGTTTGAGGAGTGCGGAGCGCTGAGAAATGTGACCGTACCAAGCGGCGTTACAAAGCTGGGCATACATGCATTCGGAAAGTGCAAGGGCCTTGAAAGCATATCACTGCCAAGTACACTTACTTTTATTGGCGCCAACGCTTTCTATCTTTGCTCACGTCTGAAAAGCATATCCCTGCCTGATAATATCACTTCGATAGAAGCCAATACTTTCATTGATTGTGTTGGTCTTGCAAGCGTAAAGTTCCCGTCAAAGCTCAAAGAGATAAGCATTGACGCTTTCAACGGATGCATAAGCCTCAGAAATGTACAGCTGCCAAGCAGTCTGACTACTATATGGTATGATGCTTTTTACGGCTGCACCGCTATGGGTACTGTAACTATCCCGAAAAGTGTTACAAAGATCAGCCCCGATGCACTGGGCTTTTACGATAACGGCAAGATAAAGGGCTTCAAAATGAGGGTGTATAAGGGCAGCGCTGCTGAACAGTATGCAAAGGAAAACGGTCTGGCTTATGAAGTGATATCCACTGCAAGCAAAAGCAAAGGCGATATCAACGGCGACGGCTCGGTCAATGTGTCAGATATTTCCAAGGTAGCTGCACACATAAAGGGTAAAAAGACCCTGGGTACTTCAAATAAAGCAGACCTTAACGGTGACGGCAGGGTAAATGTATCGGATATATCTTTGCTGTCAGCATACGTCAAAGGCAAGAAAAAGTTCTGA
- a CDS encoding pyridoxamine kinase — MNGCKRVAAIQDLSGLGRCSLTVIIPTLSAMGVQVCPVPTAVLSAHTGYSEFVIRDLTDFIHPALEHYKRMNTHFDCIYSGFLASAEQIDHCLEFFSAYPDALKVVDPVMGDDGKSYATYTGELCKRMGELVEVADIITPNITEAAILLGEEYPSMPLGSSDAKSWLVRLSGQGARTVVITSVNLAGGGMHTIGYDRETNSFWKIRNDYVSGAHYSGTGDIFASVLIGSLLKGDSLPIAMNRATAFAELNVKVTYSYQQPWTEGLMLESQLPWLTSYQQLDGYSVL; from the coding sequence ATGAATGGCTGCAAAAGAGTTGCCGCAATACAGGATCTGTCAGGTCTTGGAAGATGTTCGCTGACAGTTATAATACCCACGCTTTCCGCAATGGGTGTGCAGGTTTGTCCTGTGCCGACAGCGGTGCTTTCCGCACACACGGGTTACAGTGAATTCGTTATCCGCGATCTCACGGATTTCATTCACCCCGCCCTGGAACACTACAAACGCATGAATACGCATTTTGACTGCATATACAGCGGTTTTCTGGCTTCTGCCGAACAGATAGATCACTGTCTGGAATTCTTCTCCGCTTACCCAGATGCACTTAAAGTCGTCGATCCCGTCATGGGCGATGACGGCAAAAGCTACGCCACCTACACAGGCGAACTTTGCAAGCGAATGGGCGAGCTTGTGGAAGTAGCTGACATAATCACCCCCAACATCACCGAAGCGGCTATACTTCTCGGTGAGGAATACCCCTCCATGCCCCTTGGCAGCAGCGATGCAAAATCGTGGCTGGTAAGGCTCTCGGGGCAGGGTGCGCGCACTGTGGTGATCACCAGCGTGAATCTTGCAGGCGGCGGTATGCACACTATCGGCTACGACAGGGAGACCAACAGTTTCTGGAAGATACGCAACGATTACGTCAGCGGTGCGCACTATTCGGGCACAGGTGATATATTCGCAAGCGTACTCATAGGCTCGCTCCTTAAAGGCGACAGCCTGCCGATCGCCATGAACAGGGCTACGGCATTTGCCGAGCTGAATGTCAAGGTGACATACAGCTACCAGCAGCCCTGGACAGAGGGTCTTATGCTTGAAAGCCAGCTGCCCTGGCTCACAAGCTATCAGCAGCTTGACGGGTATTCTGTGCTATGA
- a CDS encoding tRNA (cytidine(34)-2'-O)-methyltransferase: protein MSNMDIFDSSRSDSLRAGGRESLCDKEQQLTQKEQQSPQDRTHRLNIVLVEPRIPQNTGNISRTCAVTGAALHMVRPFGFEIDDKKLKRAGLDYWDKLDIYYYNNIEDFFAKNDGAYFFFTTKGRQVHSEAVYPEDRPVYIIFGREDAGLPEELLYAHPDECVRIPMRNTLRSLNLSNSVAIATYEVLRQWDYPDLGREGKLTKYTW from the coding sequence ATGAGTAATATGGATATTTTTGACAGTTCAAGATCGGACTCCCTGCGGGCGGGGGGGCGGGAAAGCCTGTGTGATAAAGAACAGCAGCTTACCCAAAAAGAACAGCAAAGTCCGCAGGACCGCACTCACCGACTGAACATAGTCCTCGTAGAACCCCGTATCCCCCAGAACACAGGCAATATCTCCCGTACCTGTGCCGTAACTGGCGCAGCACTGCACATGGTAAGACCTTTCGGCTTTGAGATAGACGACAAAAAGCTTAAACGCGCAGGTCTTGATTACTGGGATAAACTGGATATATACTATTATAATAATATAGAAGATTTCTTCGCAAAGAACGACGGCGCGTACTTTTTCTTCACTACAAAGGGCAGGCAGGTACACTCCGAAGCTGTATACCCCGAAGACAGACCCGTATACATAATATTCGGCAGAGAGGATGCAGGTCTCCCCGAAGAACTTCTTTACGCTCATCCCGACGAATGCGTTCGCATACCGATGCGCAACACACTGAGAAGCCTTAACCTGTCCAACTCCGTGGCAATAGCCACCTACGAGGTACTCCGCCAGTGGGATTACCCCGACCTCGGCAGAGAAGGCAAGCTTACAAAATATACATGGTGA